A single region of the Microtus ochrogaster isolate Prairie Vole_2 chromosome 2, MicOch1.0, whole genome shotgun sequence genome encodes:
- the LOC102000750 gene encoding histone H3.3-like: MARTKQTARKSTGGKAPRKQLATKAARKSAPSTGGVKKPHRYRPGTVALREIRRYQKSTELLIRKLPFQRLVREIAQDFKADLCFQSAAIGALQEANDKRLTKGSWKLEVLGVGTKSPTQSHEYMARL, encoded by the exons ATGGCTCGTACAAAGCAGACTGCCCGTAAATCCACCGGTGGTAAAGCACCCAGGAAACAACTGGCTACAAAAGCCGCTCGCAAGAGTGCGCCCTCTACTGGAGGGGTGAAGAAACCTCATCGTTACAGGCCTGGTACTGTGGCACTCCGTGAAATCAGACGCTATCAGAAATCCACTGAACTTCTGATCCGCAAACTCCCCTTCCAGCGTCTGGTGCGAGAAATTGCTCAGGACTTCAAAGCAGATCTGTGCTTCCAGAGTGCAGCTATTGGTGCTTTGCAGGAGGCAA ACGACAAGAGActcaccaagggcagctggaAACTGGAGGTTCTGGGAGTGGGCACAAAAAGCCCTACTCAAAGCCATGAGTATATGGCTAGGCTGTAG